A window of [Ruminococcus] lactaris ATCC 29176 genomic DNA:
TTAACACAATTTTGAAAAACAACCCGGTTCTGCTGGAAACATGGCAGACCATTGCACTGGAAGATATTCTGGGAAGAGAACTTATTGTAGATTCCTGCTATGTTCCTATTGAGGGACAGGCTCTGAGAAAGAATCTCATGTCTCTTTCTGTGTAAAATACGGAGGCAAGATGTCATATGCTGTTATTTTCTACGCTACTTGAAATCAATGATACAATGACAAAGGACTCCTTTATCCAGCTGGTTCTGGAGTGGAATCAGGGCAGTCCTCATGAAGAAAATATAATTCAAGGTATCGAATGGAATGGCGAACGAAATGTCCGATATGGTACCGAGACACTGTGGCTTGCTATCGAGGAATACCGAAATGAGAACATCATCGCGGTTCGCTATGAAAAAACCGAAGCAGATGGTGTGGTCTGGGATACCGACTACGTTATGAATTTTAATGACATGAGAATGTCTATTCAACTCGATCGTAGTTATTTGGAAGAGGCGCTGGCCGTTGACCCAACCTTTTCTACACCGCATTTTATCACTCTACTGATAGAACACGGCTATTTGAAGGATGATGGAATTTTGCCAATGCTCCGCAAGCCGATTTTCATTAAAGCTGATAATGTCGACTTGTTGACGGATGTAATCAATGGCACTTCAAGGTATAGACTCCCTGTTGTGTATATCTCCAAAACATACTACGGTGAAGATCCGGTGGATATTTGGAAATTATCTGGAAGGTTGAAAGGTGTTGCCCATGTGCTTGTTGAAGAAGGTACATGGCTGAACGAAAGAATCCGTCGGCAGTGTGATAACAAAAATGAATTCAACGGCGCTATCGGTGTATACTTCCCCAATAGTGCATATGGTCATAAGAAGTATCTATATCGTGCATACGATGGAATTGATGCTGTTTTGTCTGAAAAGGTTATTCGTAGTGTAATTCAGTACTGCAACGCTCAAATGATGGATAAGCTGTATACTTGGCAAGGCGTAAATAATGCACTTCTTAGAGATCGATTGAGTATGAGAGGTGCAGAATTGCTGGCGGCTGAATCTGAGAAAAACCGCGTGGCAGCAGAAGCAGATGAACTGATTGAATCTGTAGACGAGGACATTCAAAAGCTGAAAAAACAGGTTGAAGAATTGACCCATGCAAATGAAATCCTTACTTACGAGAACCAAGGGTTGCGTTCTAAAATGAGTAGTGCAGATAATATGCCGATACTGTATTTGGGCGAAGAGGAAGAATTTTATCAAGGCGAAATCAGAGAGATGATTCTGGACGCTATTGCTGAGAAACTCAAAAATCTTGGTGAGAAGACAAGAAGATGGGATGCTCTGACTGATGTGCTTAATGCTAACGATTATCAGAATATTCGAGACGAAAGAGAACGCACCGTGAAGATTTTGTTTAAGGATTACAAAACCTTATCGGCTTCAATGCGTCAGCAGCTTTTAGAATTGGGCTTTGAGATTACTGAGGAAGGTAAGCATTATCGACTCACCTATTACGGCGATGGACGATATAAAACCACGATTGCTAAGACTGGAAGTGACTGGCGTGAGGGAAAAAACATTGCATCTGTAATCCTTAAGAGCATGATGTGATGGAATGGGCAATAAAGGAGCACACTATGAAAGCGATAGATACAGAATTGACAAAGTTTTTAGGGGCAGAGGCTCAATACTATGTTCCTATTTATCAGCGAAAATATAGCTGGAAGAAGGATAATTGCTTAAAATTGATAGATGACATTCTAAAGGTGGCAAAAGATAATGAAAGGCCTTGTCATTTTATTGGCTCTGTCATCTATCTTGCAAAGCAGGACGCGATGCATGCTTCCGCAGTAAAGGAATATTTGGTGATTGACGGACAGCAGCGTCTTACTACAATCTCAATTGTGTTACTTGCTCTTGGGGACTACACAAGAGCGAAAATAGTTGATGATGCTGATTATAATAAAGCAACCACATCATTAGAAAAATTGTCTCGCAGATATCTGACAAATGAGGACGAGACTGGGGATACATATTACAAAGTAAGGTTAAATGAAGAAGACTTCTATGCATGGATGAAACTTCTTGAAAATCGAACTAAGCCGGATGATATTAAAAGGAGCAAGATTTTCGAGAATTATGGAATCATCTACAAGGCTCTTTGTGACAGTAATGTTGAACCTCAATTGGTGTATGATGGAATAAAAAAGCTGAGATTAGTCGACATCTGTCTTGTTCCCGAAGATAATGCACAGTTAGTATTTGAGACGGTGAATAGTACAGGATTGCCGCTTTCTACTGCTGACAAAATTCGCAATTTTCTCCTGATGACAGTCGAGCCGTCAAAGCAGACAAAACTGTATCTGGAATATTGGCATCCTATGGAGAAAGCTCTCGGAATGGAATCTGGTGAGTCTTCTCAATTTGAAAGTTTCTTCAATTATTATATGACGTCTGTTTTGCAGCGGCAGTTAGTTGGAGATTATTATGATGTATTCAAAAATTACTACTATGAGAACAAAGCTGCTGGAACAGAAGGAATTGTAAAACAAATCCATCAGTATTCTAAGTACTATACAGAATGGAATACCGCTTCTGATAAAGGCACACGTATACAAAGAGCCTTATTTAAGGTCCGGAAGACAGGACAGTTTAAGATTACTCCAGCAATCTTAAAACTTCTCTCGGACAGAAATGATGGCCTCATCGCTGATGACGATGTTGTTGAAATTCTTACAATTATGGAATCGTATTGGATGCGTAGAGCTATATGTGCATTGCCAACTAATACTGCTGGACCAGTCTGTATTTCTATGCTGAAGAGCCTTAATGCTACCAATCAGTTAAAATCATTTAAAGCAAATCTCTTTTCGTTGACTTGGGCACAGAGAATGCCAAGTGATACTGAAATTAAGGACACGCTCAAAACCCTAAAAATTTATTCATTAAGTTCTTCCAGGACTAAAACAATTCTGGATAAACTTGAGAATAATAGAAGAAAAGAGTATGTTCCTACTTCGGAGTATACAATTGAACATATTATGCCGCAAACACTGTCTGATGATTGGAAATCTGACCTTGGAGCAGATGCGAATCGAATTCATGAAACCTATGTCCATACAATTGGCAATCTTACATTAACTGGGTATAATTCTGAGTATCAGAATAAGAGGTTCTCGGATAAAGTTGATTGTACTGACAAGGCAGGAAATGCCATAGGATATAGACACACACCAATAAAAATTAGCAGTTATTTGACAACTGTAAGCAAATGGGGCGAAGATGAAATTTTAGCCAGAGCAGAAATGCTATCAGATGAATTAATTACAATATGGAAGTATCCTAAAAAAGACTAATAGCAGATGTCTTTTGAAAGAATTAAAAAACTGCTATTTGTTTCCGAGAACTAATGATAATAACCGGGACGAAAGCGGTTAGTCGATTTGTTCCCGAGAACTATCGGGGGGGCAACCTGACATCAATACTGTTTCCTCGTCCCATGGCCTTTATCGTCACGGTCTACGCTCATTCGGTTGGCCATCAATGGATAGAGTGCGATGACTTCGCCCTTGCCATTTCGAATAATCTGCGCATAGGCATTTCCGTAAAGAAGCAGGTGCGTCATCAGGGTCTCCCGGAAGACAAAGGATGTCATTTCCGGATTTGGTTCATCGTGTATCAGGTGATACAGCGGATGCTTGATAGCCTTTTCCTTGCTGACG
This region includes:
- a CDS encoding DUF262 domain-containing protein, encoding MKAIDTELTKFLGAEAQYYVPIYQRKYSWKKDNCLKLIDDILKVAKDNERPCHFIGSVIYLAKQDAMHASAVKEYLVIDGQQRLTTISIVLLALGDYTRAKIVDDADYNKATTSLEKLSRRYLTNEDETGDTYYKVRLNEEDFYAWMKLLENRTKPDDIKRSKIFENYGIIYKALCDSNVEPQLVYDGIKKLRLVDICLVPEDNAQLVFETVNSTGLPLSTADKIRNFLLMTVEPSKQTKLYLEYWHPMEKALGMESGESSQFESFFNYYMTSVLQRQLVGDYYDVFKNYYYENKAAGTEGIVKQIHQYSKYYTEWNTASDKGTRIQRALFKVRKTGQFKITPAILKLLSDRNDGLIADDDVVEILTIMESYWMRRAICALPTNTAGPVCISMLKSLNATNQLKSFKANLFSLTWAQRMPSDTEIKDTLKTLKIYSLSSSRTKTILDKLENNRRKEYVPTSEYTIEHIMPQTLSDDWKSDLGADANRIHETYVHTIGNLTLTGYNSEYQNKRFSDKVDCTDKAGNAIGYRHTPIKISSYLTTVSKWGEDEILARAEMLSDELITIWKYPKKD